In Embleya scabrispora, the DNA window GCGCGGTGTGCGCACGGTTGGATCAACCGGTTTCGAGGACCTCGAAGGCGTCGCCCACGCGGAGGATGCCGGTGGCGTGGGCGGAAAGTTCGGGGACGAGGTTTTGGCCGAAGACGAGCTTCGTACCGAAGCGGCGGTGCTTGCCCAGAGCCCGGAGCGGTTCGGGGCCGCGTTCGCCGGTCCGCTGGTCGGTGGTGGTGATGACGCAGCGCGAACACGGCTTGACCACGCGGAAGACGACGTCGCCGATCCGGATCCGACGCCAGTGGTCCTCGGCCCAGGCCTCGGGCTCGTCGATGACCACGTTGGGGCGAAAACGGTTCATCGGCAGTGGGGATTCGATGAGACCGTTCAGCGCTTCGAGTGAACCCGTCGTGGTCAGGAGCAGCGGAAATCCGTCCGCGAAACTCACCCGATCGGAGGAGTCCGCAAACTTTTGATCGGGTATCCGTCGGGTCGGGTCGTCCAGGTACACGAGCCGCACGTCGATGCCCAGCAACTTCCCGAACCACGTGTGCGCGTCGTCCGGGCCCACGGCGGCCTCGATCTCGTCGTTCCA includes these proteins:
- a CDS encoding MOSC domain-containing protein, producing MHHRHLASLHLYPIKSTRGIDLSEAVVEPWGLAGDRRWMLVDTAGRFLSQRRQPLLATVTVRQEHGGRLVVRAPSMDELRVEPTAEVRLVPVTVWNDEIEAAVGPDDAHTWFGKLLGIDVRLVYLDDPTRRIPDQKFADSSDRVSFADGFPLLLTTTGSLEALNGLIESPLPMNRFRPNVVIDEPEAWAEDHWRRIRIGDVVFRVVKPCSRCVITTTDQRTGERGPEPLRALGKHRRFGTKLVFGQNLVPELSAHATGILRVGDAFEVLETG